From a single Fulvivirga ulvae genomic region:
- a CDS encoding carboxypeptidase-like regulatory domain-containing protein: protein MRKHFSLSVSKPCSEKWDGFSPTATGGFCSSCSKNVIDFTKMSDAEVIEYFKNASSNTCGRFRKDQLRTYSHQAPSTHTGYKWLQTGLLSAVLVFISKETSLALPNPKAKTEIFDTDDKKTESSTSIAEGHIVSGVVTYEDNELLPGVNIILKGTEIGTVTDIDGRFKFPAELREGDVLIFSFIGFKTEEYTIRKNSPEVLEINMMMDVEILGEVAVGGAYTAQPSGLAGVWYKIKNLF, encoded by the coding sequence ATGCGAAAACATTTTTCCTTATCTGTATCAAAGCCGTGCTCCGAAAAATGGGACGGTTTTTCACCCACAGCAACAGGTGGTTTCTGTAGCTCATGCAGTAAAAACGTAATTGATTTCACCAAAATGAGTGATGCTGAAGTTATTGAATACTTCAAAAATGCATCATCCAATACCTGTGGTCGCTTTCGAAAAGATCAGCTCAGAACATATTCGCACCAAGCCCCCTCAACTCACACAGGTTATAAGTGGCTGCAAACCGGTCTCTTAAGTGCTGTCCTTGTTTTCATCAGTAAGGAAACCAGTTTGGCGCTACCAAACCCGAAGGCAAAAACAGAGATTTTTGATACAGATGATAAAAAGACAGAATCCTCAACGTCAATAGCAGAAGGTCATATCGTAAGTGGTGTAGTAACTTATGAAGATAATGAGCTATTACCAGGTGTAAACATAATACTGAAGGGAACGGAAATTGGCACCGTAACCGATATAGATGGAAGGTTTAAATTTCCGGCAGAGTTAAGAGAGGGCGATGTTCTGATATTTAGTTTCATTGGCTTTAAAACAGAAGAGTATACCATAAGAAAAAATTCTCCGGAAGTACTGGAAATCAACATGATGATGGATGTGGAAATATTGGGCGAAGTGGCAGTTGGGGGAGCATACACAGCCCAACCCTCAGGACTGGCAGGAGTATGGTATAAAATAAAAAACCTGTTTTAA
- a CDS encoding S1 family peptidase has translation MWYGVAALIVVIYLEVVLVQYFGLDWITLQVVLVQYFGLDWITLQVVLDILKVILGLYLILMFFTLISKVSFSNVDRSVNAFPGGLTIHVGLWLFFYAICSLAGLYTVFNPELLGQYIPNEKAEAEAINESLIMLFSAGIGSSITSILAYLLHASEKKDFDLAFVPWYFARPMMGMLLGLIFYFAMKGGILVLTMDEAREGPQNLNDFALAAVGALVGMFSKNALEKLREVFNTLFNTKDVSEAVSDESPDKPAPSDIVKTYYEKNKKALMSRYKVIAIGLSKKEVKGFKQDIDCIAFTVESKTQFEKDNELPPYFIYKAGDGIDYKIYTDIREEEAITVSQSSKPQPGDGINVGKSEGTFGLLVKKDINGKTETCILSCFHVLCGDDLCNNYLQFDPALAKSSDVIYNGSPIAKVVEGMLNHAVDGALAVTTTNLNKVIEHPYISAPKHGVLPISQVHINTPTTLYLTGAKTRSRRAVVDSYDADARIRFGDQVLTMENLIITERMSDKGDSGAAVFSVEGKVVGLLIADSKTKSYIQPILPLISQLKFEIDYQ, from the coding sequence ATGTGGTACGGCGTGGCCGCCCTTATCGTTGTTATTTATCTCGAGGTTGTCCTGGTTCAATACTTTGGTTTAGACTGGATCACCTTACAGGTTGTCCTGGTTCAATACTTTGGTTTAGACTGGATCACCTTACAGGTTGTGCTTGATATACTCAAGGTTATTTTAGGCCTATATCTTATTTTGATGTTTTTTACGCTGATTTCCAAGGTCAGCTTCAGCAATGTTGACAGGTCTGTCAACGCATTCCCGGGAGGGCTTACCATTCATGTTGGTCTTTGGTTGTTTTTTTATGCTATTTGCTCACTTGCCGGATTATATACTGTTTTCAATCCAGAACTTTTAGGACAATACATTCCTAATGAAAAAGCAGAAGCAGAGGCTATTAACGAATCCCTTATCATGTTGTTTTCTGCCGGTATTGGGAGTAGCATTACTTCAATACTGGCTTACCTGCTTCATGCCAGTGAAAAGAAAGATTTTGACTTAGCTTTTGTACCGTGGTACTTTGCCAGGCCGATGATGGGAATGCTTTTGGGCCTCATTTTTTACTTTGCCATGAAAGGAGGCATACTTGTGCTTACCATGGACGAAGCCAGAGAGGGGCCTCAAAACCTTAACGATTTTGCACTGGCCGCGGTGGGAGCCCTGGTAGGTATGTTTAGCAAAAATGCCCTTGAAAAGCTCAGAGAGGTTTTTAATACTTTGTTTAATACCAAGGATGTCAGTGAAGCTGTTAGTGATGAAAGCCCGGATAAACCAGCCCCTTCAGACATAGTAAAGACTTATTATGAAAAAAATAAGAAGGCGCTTATGTCAAGGTATAAAGTTATAGCTATTGGATTAAGCAAAAAGGAGGTAAAAGGGTTTAAACAAGACATCGATTGCATTGCTTTTACGGTAGAGTCAAAGACCCAGTTTGAAAAGGACAATGAACTGCCGCCATACTTTATATATAAGGCTGGGGATGGCATTGACTATAAAATATATACCGACATTCGGGAAGAAGAAGCCATTACGGTTTCCCAATCTTCAAAACCTCAGCCGGGAGATGGGATTAACGTGGGGAAGTCGGAGGGTACATTTGGGCTGTTGGTTAAAAAAGATATCAATGGTAAAACCGAAACATGCATTCTTAGCTGCTTTCATGTGTTGTGTGGGGATGATTTGTGCAATAATTACCTGCAGTTTGATCCTGCCCTGGCCAAATCCAGCGATGTGATATATAATGGAAGCCCGATTGCGAAAGTTGTAGAGGGCATGCTTAACCATGCTGTGGATGGAGCACTTGCCGTAACTACTACTAATCTGAATAAGGTAATAGAGCACCCCTATATATCTGCCCCAAAACATGGTGTTTTGCCCATAAGCCAAGTGCATATTAATACGCCTACAACATTATACTTAACCGGTGCAAAGACCAGATCCAGAAGGGCAGTGGTAGACTCTTACGATGCCGATGCCAGGATCAGGTTCGGTGATCAGGTTTTGACCATGGAAAATCTGATAATCACTGAACGCATGTCGGATAAAGGGGATTCAGGAGCTGCCGTTTTCTCTGTGGAAGGAAAAGTGGTAGGCTTGCTAATAGCAGACAGTAAAACAAAGTCATATATCCAACCCATTTTACCATTAATTAGTCAACTCAAATTTGAAATAGATTATCAATAA
- a CDS encoding discoidin domain-containing protein: MKNKNRLLSLCLVLVCLCLTSHVVSAQNIARYKPTLTSSNYSSAYDGSKAVDGNTSTKWTTSSSAYAPHWIRIDLQQQYNVTRVKILHAATGGEPYYFNTKRYSVQLSLDGSNWTTVATYTNTAQHHTTHHDPPASQQRARYVRYYIHEANFVDQYARIPEIEVNGTPAGSGTPTSLNVSKPGCSSSAYTANFTWSGSGSGWWIDVSENSGFPADTRTFHKRIDNVSSTSSSGLCVWYDNCSQTLSLQPGKTYYWRVWNGSTHTNGPSFTVPGCSGGGNQTIYGIHFWASGAGSLMNGKKGWTLEVINAEHNDPNALNGLISAINSEGAYQPIVRINWNYGNTIPNPSLHQEFANRCRNIVSNLYNNYGVKYFHIGNEMNQDYEYAPNEDGKGVPADEYASCFKTVYSTVKAAVPGAQILVGPVANWNAVGQYTWTGAHVYYDQYFDRIVNQIGVQCDGYAIHTYGMHGSDNRDWYTTQDRPYALQVAHRAQDSWGFGSYKVMMKVLGKYSYARTKPVFITETNTFHGLTGPEVVGGDAPAFSYPSGWMQQSFGEINNWNTNATGENTYGQKINALCWFVYENDDTWRYFALANNHGSLSTARSDFQNAVNYNYGSSVSRISHEDELADGVKDIDKALEEAFIDGFSIYPNPADHVLHIRLKDQSGEAHVLIYSMAGEEIYSKAYQGNLLTMSTSALEPGTYLVKVITADEVKVRKVQIK; this comes from the coding sequence ATGAAAAACAAAAACCGACTTTTAAGCCTATGTCTGGTACTGGTCTGCCTATGCCTGACATCACATGTGGTAAGTGCGCAGAATATTGCGCGATATAAGCCGACGCTTACCAGTAGCAACTACAGCAGTGCTTATGATGGGAGTAAGGCTGTAGATGGTAATACCAGTACTAAATGGACAACAAGCAGCAGTGCATACGCTCCGCACTGGATCCGCATTGACCTGCAGCAGCAGTATAATGTAACCAGAGTTAAAATACTACACGCCGCTACCGGTGGTGAGCCTTACTACTTCAACACCAAGAGGTATAGTGTACAGCTCAGCCTGGACGGTAGCAACTGGACCACAGTAGCGACTTATACCAACACGGCCCAGCACCATACGACACACCATGATCCTCCAGCCAGCCAGCAAAGGGCCAGGTATGTGCGGTATTATATCCACGAAGCTAATTTTGTGGATCAGTATGCCCGTATTCCTGAAATTGAGGTTAACGGTACCCCGGCCGGTTCGGGAACACCCACCAGCCTCAACGTATCCAAACCTGGCTGCTCAAGTTCGGCTTACACGGCTAATTTCACCTGGTCGGGCAGTGGCTCAGGCTGGTGGATCGATGTGTCAGAGAACAGTGGCTTTCCGGCTGACACAAGAACGTTTCACAAACGAATTGATAATGTAAGCAGTACGTCCAGCAGCGGGTTGTGTGTATGGTATGACAACTGCTCCCAGACCTTGTCGTTACAGCCCGGAAAGACTTATTATTGGAGGGTCTGGAATGGTTCCACGCACACCAACGGCCCCTCCTTTACCGTGCCTGGATGTAGCGGGGGAGGAAACCAGACTATTTACGGTATTCATTTCTGGGCTTCAGGAGCAGGCAGCTTAATGAACGGTAAAAAGGGGTGGACACTTGAAGTGATCAATGCCGAGCATAATGATCCCAACGCACTTAATGGCCTGATCAGTGCCATCAATAGTGAAGGAGCATATCAGCCTATAGTTAGGATAAACTGGAACTATGGAAATACCATTCCTAACCCAAGCTTGCATCAGGAGTTCGCCAACAGGTGTAGAAATATTGTTAGTAACCTGTATAACAACTATGGTGTAAAGTACTTCCACATCGGGAATGAAATGAACCAGGATTATGAGTATGCCCCTAACGAAGACGGTAAAGGAGTACCTGCCGATGAGTATGCGAGCTGCTTCAAAACTGTTTATAGTACCGTAAAGGCTGCCGTACCCGGGGCGCAGATACTGGTAGGGCCGGTGGCTAACTGGAATGCAGTAGGCCAATACACCTGGACCGGTGCCCATGTCTACTACGATCAGTATTTTGATCGCATAGTGAACCAGATAGGTGTGCAGTGTGATGGTTATGCCATCCATACTTATGGCATGCACGGCAGTGATAATCGTGACTGGTACACTACGCAGGACAGGCCTTATGCCTTACAGGTAGCGCACAGGGCGCAGGACTCCTGGGGTTTTGGTTCTTATAAAGTGATGATGAAGGTACTCGGCAAGTATTCATACGCCAGAACAAAACCTGTATTTATTACCGAAACCAATACATTCCATGGACTTACCGGTCCGGAAGTCGTTGGTGGTGATGCCCCGGCATTCAGCTATCCATCCGGATGGATGCAGCAATCTTTCGGAGAGATCAACAATTGGAACACCAATGCTACCGGAGAGAACACCTACGGACAGAAAATTAATGCGCTTTGCTGGTTTGTATATGAGAATGATGACACCTGGAGATATTTTGCCCTGGCGAATAATCATGGAAGTCTGTCCACTGCCCGAAGTGATTTTCAAAATGCAGTTAATTACAACTATGGTTCGAGTGTGTCGCGAATAAGTCATGAAGATGAGCTGGCCGACGGAGTTAAAGACATTGATAAAGCCCTCGAAGAGGCATTTATCGATGGCTTCTCCATTTATCCTAATCCTGCAGACCATGTGCTTCATATCAGGTTAAAAGATCAATCGGGAGAAGCACATGTCTTAATTTACAGTATGGCAGGAGAGGAGATCTACTCCAAAGCCTACCAGGGTAACTTACTGACCATGTCTACCTCAGCTCTTGAGCCGGGCACATATCTGGTCAAAGTGATTACCGCTGACGAGGTTAAAGTAAGGAAAGTACAGATTAAGTAG
- a CDS encoding NAD-dependent epimerase/dehydratase family protein — MKVIITGATGMIGKGVLLECLEHEAVDEVLVLGRSSAGIQHDKLKELFLRSFEDYSEIKEELTGYDACFYCLGVSAAGMKEERYTTITYNYTLALAQTLHTINADMTFTYVSGEGTDSTEKGSSMWARVKGKTENDLLNIGFRQAFMYRPGAIIPLKGIKSRTKIYQFIYDYFMWLIKLLKKLSPDSIVNTTDIGLSMINIAAHGYEKNVLRPKDILITARE, encoded by the coding sequence ATGAAAGTAATAATCACCGGAGCGACCGGCATGATTGGCAAAGGGGTACTTCTGGAGTGCCTGGAGCATGAAGCAGTGGATGAGGTATTGGTTTTAGGCAGAAGCAGTGCTGGCATACAGCATGATAAACTAAAGGAATTGTTTCTGCGCAGTTTTGAAGATTACTCGGAGATAAAAGAGGAGCTTACAGGGTACGATGCCTGCTTTTATTGCCTGGGTGTAAGTGCTGCAGGTATGAAGGAAGAACGATATACTACCATAACGTACAATTATACCTTGGCCCTTGCCCAAACGTTACACACCATTAACGCGGACATGACCTTCACTTATGTCTCAGGAGAGGGCACCGACTCTACCGAAAAAGGCAGTTCGATGTGGGCCAGAGTAAAAGGCAAAACGGAAAATGACCTTCTTAATATAGGTTTCAGGCAAGCTTTCATGTATAGGCCGGGTGCAATCATTCCCCTGAAAGGCATTAAATCCCGCACTAAAATTTACCAGTTCATCTACGACTATTTTATGTGGCTAATCAAGTTGCTTAAAAAGCTTTCACCCGATTCGATTGTAAATACTACAGACATTGGCTTGTCTATGATCAATATTGCAGCTCATGGTTATGAGAAAAATGTACTGAGGCCAAAAGACATACTGATTACTGCCCGGGAGTAG
- a CDS encoding FAD-dependent oxidoreductase, which translates to MNDFKKAFEDAGFSTGQMKILTDCSSDPVAYNAARQIFNRRFHFRPWAIVYPRTAEDVSSLVKFAFQSDRELRVRGGGHDHEGECMATDALVLDMRHMNNATIDHQAVARIQPGCIFKNLIKVLNENKVGIPHGTCQTVGITGFTLGGGWGPWTRKHGMCCESLTGATIVLGDGSIKTLSDQGTDEEKELLWALRGGGGFSYGIVTELVIKTFPLPKTTYKFAATWNMKPALEVLKGWENAIAPNQSPNLLGTNLQIFAKPADNAPIEKSAHDCTFFGYYAGTQEEIETEIKQWFPNLPPDHLEFFSDEGTDHHLQFSSWELTSHRRRMAIKSGRPLLRDIPLEDDIPAPHKITSRLVNAEGLGDEGRKKLIRSLESDLLFEKGEALGVRAYVTLGAISGPFYAGYKPADFPLGSAFPYKDRPYTIQYQVWWDTDRNISPEASEKAGVNLYTNRAMDWLEECRKAEFPQTSGAFISFKDDGVPTETYFMQSYEKLIEIKGKYSQDPENRFRSRKTII; encoded by the coding sequence ATGAATGATTTTAAAAAAGCTTTTGAAGATGCCGGATTCAGCACCGGGCAAATGAAAATATTGACAGACTGCAGTTCTGACCCTGTTGCTTATAATGCCGCCCGCCAAATCTTTAACCGGCGGTTCCACTTTCGTCCCTGGGCTATTGTATACCCAAGGACGGCAGAAGATGTATCCAGCCTGGTCAAGTTCGCATTTCAATCTGATCGTGAACTGCGTGTAAGAGGTGGCGGCCATGACCATGAAGGCGAATGTATGGCTACCGATGCCCTGGTGTTGGATATGAGACATATGAACAATGCCACTATTGACCATCAGGCTGTAGCCCGCATACAGCCGGGTTGTATTTTTAAAAACCTGATCAAGGTATTGAATGAAAACAAAGTAGGCATACCTCATGGAACGTGCCAGACCGTAGGTATCACTGGCTTCACACTAGGTGGAGGTTGGGGACCATGGACACGCAAGCATGGCATGTGCTGCGAGAGCCTGACGGGCGCTACCATCGTACTTGGTGACGGCAGCATCAAAACTCTTTCTGATCAGGGCACTGATGAGGAAAAGGAACTGTTATGGGCGCTTCGCGGAGGTGGCGGATTCAGCTATGGCATAGTTACAGAACTGGTGATCAAAACTTTTCCTTTGCCCAAAACTACTTATAAGTTTGCCGCTACCTGGAATATGAAACCGGCACTGGAAGTACTTAAAGGCTGGGAAAATGCCATTGCCCCTAACCAAAGCCCTAACTTACTGGGTACCAACCTCCAGATCTTTGCCAAACCTGCCGACAATGCGCCGATTGAAAAGTCCGCTCATGATTGTACCTTCTTTGGCTATTATGCAGGTACCCAAGAAGAAATAGAAACCGAAATCAAGCAATGGTTCCCTAACCTCCCTCCTGATCATCTGGAGTTCTTCTCTGATGAAGGAACAGATCATCATTTGCAGTTTTCTTCCTGGGAGCTTACCTCTCACCGAAGAAGAATGGCCATTAAAAGTGGGCGTCCGTTGCTTCGGGATATACCGCTGGAGGATGACATTCCTGCTCCTCACAAAATTACTTCCAGACTGGTCAATGCAGAAGGGCTTGGAGATGAAGGTCGCAAAAAACTGATCAGAAGCCTGGAATCTGACCTGCTGTTTGAGAAGGGTGAAGCACTTGGTGTAAGGGCGTATGTTACGCTTGGGGCCATATCCGGACCTTTTTATGCCGGCTACAAACCGGCAGACTTTCCTCTGGGCAGCGCTTTTCCATATAAAGACCGGCCTTACACTATCCAGTATCAGGTATGGTGGGATACGGACAGGAATATCTCACCTGAAGCGTCAGAAAAAGCCGGCGTAAACCTCTATACCAACCGCGCGATGGACTGGCTTGAGGAATGCCGAAAGGCTGAGTTTCCACAAACCAGTGGCGCTTTTATCAGCTTCAAAGATGATGGTGTACCTACGGAAACTTACTTTATGCAGAGTTACGAAAAGCTGATTGAGATCAAAGGGAAGTATAGCCAGGACCCGGAGAACAGGTTCAGGTCTAGGAAGACGATAATTTAG
- a CDS encoding transglutaminase domain-containing protein translates to MIRRKALKVFVTVVAIHCAIGVSAQPDYPDKDVFGKADSIASLYPKHSLADLKSLSQKLTEPLSTDTEKFRAIYRWVCSNIENDYGLYTKNKKQREKLRGNAEELYAWNESFGPQVFRKLLDEHKTVCTGYAYLIRELAKYADIPCQIINGYGRTAQANVRGEGIPNHSWNAVKLDDRWYLCDATWSSGLVDPQKEGFMQQYSDSYFLTTPSDFARNHHPLDTAWLLTAEKQTLNEFLNAPLIYREALDQNVLPSSPETFNVEAKRKEPVQFQFKSPGPVDQVELQVVNGSSVTNIESKAYKRDNGMYVIDYTFPHKGTYVLHFRIKGAYIFTYEVKVSK, encoded by the coding sequence ATGATCAGGCGCAAAGCACTAAAGGTATTTGTGACAGTGGTGGCTATTCATTGTGCAATAGGGGTCTCTGCACAGCCTGATTACCCGGATAAAGATGTTTTTGGCAAGGCTGACAGCATCGCCTCTTTATATCCTAAACATTCGCTGGCTGATCTTAAAAGCCTCTCGCAAAAGCTTACAGAACCATTATCAACAGATACGGAAAAGTTTAGAGCTATCTACCGATGGGTGTGCAGCAATATTGAGAATGACTATGGGCTCTACACAAAGAATAAGAAACAAAGGGAAAAGCTAAGAGGAAATGCTGAGGAACTGTATGCCTGGAACGAAAGCTTTGGGCCACAGGTATTTAGAAAACTTCTGGATGAACACAAAACCGTTTGTACAGGATATGCTTATCTTATCCGGGAGCTTGCAAAGTATGCAGATATACCCTGTCAAATCATCAATGGATATGGGCGCACTGCTCAGGCCAACGTGCGAGGGGAAGGCATACCCAACCACTCCTGGAACGCCGTTAAGCTTGACGACCGGTGGTACTTATGTGATGCCACCTGGTCGAGTGGCCTGGTCGATCCTCAAAAAGAAGGATTTATGCAGCAGTATAGCGATAGCTATTTTCTCACTACACCATCTGATTTTGCCCGTAATCATCACCCTCTTGATACAGCCTGGCTGCTAACGGCCGAAAAGCAGACTCTAAACGAGTTTTTAAATGCTCCTTTGATTTATAGAGAAGCATTAGACCAAAACGTTTTGCCTTCTTCACCGGAAACGTTTAATGTAGAAGCCAAAAGAAAGGAACCTGTACAATTTCAATTCAAAAGCCCCGGACCTGTTGATCAGGTTGAACTACAAGTTGTAAATGGTAGCAGCGTTACAAATATTGAGAGTAAAGCTTATAAAAGAGACAATGGGATGTATGTCATTGATTATACTTTTCCTCACAAAGGGACATATGTGCTTCATTTTCGAATAAAGGGAGCATATATTTTTACGTATGAAGTAAAAGTTAGTAAGTAA
- a CDS encoding zinc ribbon domain-containing protein YjdM, whose product MSEIRPCPKCGSQFAYPMDLLMICPECNHEWNPNEEVTEETGLVVLDSNGNRLQDGDSVVVIKNLPVKGAPQPIKAGTKVKNIRLVDGDHNIDCKIDGFGSMALKSEFVKKA is encoded by the coding sequence ATGTCAGAAATTAGACCTTGCCCAAAATGTGGGTCTCAGTTTGCCTACCCTATGGACTTGTTAATGATTTGCCCGGAATGTAATCATGAATGGAACCCAAATGAAGAAGTTACAGAAGAAACCGGCCTTGTCGTACTGGACTCTAACGGCAATCGTCTGCAGGACGGTGACTCGGTAGTAGTAATCAAAAACTTACCTGTAAAAGGAGCGCCACAGCCTATAAAAGCTGGTACAAAAGTTAAAAATATCAGGCTGGTAGACGGTGACCACAACATTGATTGTAAGATTGATGGCTTTGGCTCCATGGCATTGAAATCGGAGTTTGTGAAGAAAGCTTAG
- a CDS encoding discoidin domain-containing protein: protein MKVIKSMMLMALLWAATALYPVFAQNIAQHKPTLTSSNYSGAYDGSKAVDGNTGTKWTTQTGINAPHWIRIDLQQQYNVTRVKILHAATGGEPAYFNTRRYSVQLSLDGSNWSTVATYTNTAQHHTTHHDPPASQQRARYVRFYVHEANFVDQYARIPEIEVNGSPVSSGGPSNLSVSTPGCSGSTYTANFSWSGSGPGWWIDVSENSSFPADTRTYHKRIDNVTGTSSNGLCVWYDNCSQTLSLLPGKTYYWRIWNGSVHTSGQSFTVNSCSTGGDELYGLCVNANPVASGQNPPAQAYTDLGVKWVRSIMYQAGFTPPAGAQSNVKWLVIFNSETIPQGSRTWNDYVIYFANEVHRIVSQNPWISAVQIGNEPDIPQFHIPENQYAALLKQAYIKVKTLPNPPIVVSAGLASGAVSGGQYLDNVKSYWNGAIYFDKAALHPYQAVAGGIGWPAHGYMDQSINEFYRHTAGHQIWVTEFGIAYQQVNNDQQAQAQYLANCYNLFKTLKDGNKRKVEVAFWFAWDDRTHWNPYNESYGLVDLNHNARPAWHSYRGVSLVSVTAGMNERSMIFEDEPTIDPEEAGLFSIYPVPTADVLNVKLKGSKHMTKLSISDLHGKELIARELPAGDPRIEPLNVAWLKPGVYIIHVQSGEQSKKLRFSHY, encoded by the coding sequence ATGAAAGTAATCAAATCAATGATGCTGATGGCCTTGCTATGGGCAGCAACGGCTTTATATCCAGTATTCGCTCAAAACATTGCCCAACACAAACCAACACTCACCAGCAGCAACTATAGCGGTGCGTACGACGGCAGTAAAGCTGTAGATGGCAATACCGGAACAAAATGGACTACCCAGACCGGAATAAATGCACCACACTGGATTCGGATCGATCTTCAGCAACAATATAATGTTACCAGGGTTAAAATACTCCATGCGGCTACGGGAGGTGAACCAGCCTACTTTAATACCAGGAGGTACAGCGTACAGCTAAGTCTTGATGGCAGCAACTGGAGCACCGTGGCCACATATACCAACACTGCCCAGCACCATACCACTCACCACGATCCGCCGGCAAGTCAGCAAAGGGCGAGGTATGTACGCTTCTATGTGCATGAGGCGAATTTTGTGGATCAGTATGCAAGGATACCCGAAATAGAGGTCAATGGTAGCCCGGTGAGTTCCGGTGGCCCTTCAAACCTTAGTGTGTCTACTCCGGGCTGCTCGGGTTCTACCTATACCGCCAACTTTTCATGGTCAGGTAGTGGCCCAGGCTGGTGGATCGATGTTTCGGAGAATAGCAGCTTCCCTGCTGATACCAGAACATATCATAAACGCATAGACAATGTGACCGGCACTTCCAGTAACGGTTTATGTGTATGGTACGACAACTGTTCTCAAACACTTTCCCTGCTCCCCGGGAAAACTTATTATTGGAGAATATGGAACGGGTCCGTACATACCAGCGGCCAATCTTTTACGGTTAACTCCTGCAGCACAGGTGGTGATGAGTTGTACGGACTATGTGTGAATGCTAACCCGGTCGCCAGTGGTCAGAACCCACCAGCCCAGGCTTACACGGACCTTGGGGTAAAATGGGTACGTTCAATTATGTATCAGGCGGGTTTTACACCACCTGCCGGTGCCCAGAGCAATGTGAAATGGCTGGTTATTTTCAACAGCGAAACCATACCACAAGGCTCCAGAACATGGAATGACTATGTGATCTACTTTGCCAATGAAGTGCATAGGATAGTAAGCCAAAACCCATGGATATCGGCTGTACAAATTGGTAACGAACCTGACATTCCACAGTTCCACATCCCTGAAAATCAATATGCAGCCTTGCTGAAGCAGGCATATATAAAAGTAAAAACCCTGCCTAATCCGCCAATTGTAGTATCAGCAGGATTGGCCTCAGGAGCTGTTTCGGGTGGGCAATACCTGGATAATGTCAAAAGCTACTGGAATGGAGCCATTTATTTTGATAAAGCAGCATTGCATCCTTATCAGGCTGTGGCAGGAGGGATAGGCTGGCCGGCGCATGGTTATATGGATCAATCCATCAATGAATTTTACCGCCACACAGCCGGGCACCAAATATGGGTAACAGAATTCGGCATAGCCTATCAGCAGGTCAACAACGATCAACAGGCTCAGGCGCAGTACCTGGCTAACTGCTATAACCTGTTTAAAACCCTGAAAGATGGCAACAAGCGTAAAGTAGAAGTGGCATTTTGGTTTGCCTGGGACGATCGCACCCATTGGAACCCTTACAATGAAAGCTACGGGCTGGTAGATCTTAACCACAACGCCAGACCAGCCTGGCATAGTTACAGGGGCGTAAGCCTGGTTTCGGTAACCGCCGGGATGAATGAGCGATCTATGATTTTTGAAGATGAGCCGACTATTGATCCGGAAGAAGCAGGTCTGTTTTCCATCTACCCGGTGCCAACAGCCGATGTTCTGAATGTAAAATTAAAGGGATCAAAGCATATGACTAAGCTGTCAATTTCAGATTTACATGGTAAAGAGCTGATCGCTAGAGAATTACCGGCAGGCGACCCTCGCATTGAACCACTGAATGTGGCCTGGCTTAAACCGGGAGTGTATATCATCCATGTACAGAGCGGAGAGCAATCTAAAAAACTTCGCTTCTCACATTATTAG